A single Natranaerobius thermophilus JW/NM-WN-LF DNA region contains:
- the rpoC gene encoding DNA-directed RNA polymerase subunit beta': MIDVNSFNALKIGLASPEQIRSWSKGEVKKPETINYRTLKPEKEGLFCEKIFGPQKDWECHCGKYKRVRYKGIVCDRCGVEVTQSKVRRERMGHIELAAPVSHIWYFKGIPSRLGLLLNMSPRALEKVLYFASYVVIDPGETSLAKKQLLTETEYREYYDKFESQFKKGKGFKAMMGAEAIKELLKELDLEALTKELRNDLKTAKGQKKVRTVRRLEVAESFRKSGNKPEWMILDVIPVIPPDLRPMVQLDGGRFATSDLNDLYRRVINRNNRLKRLLNLGAPDIIVRNEKRMLQEAVDALIDNGRRGRAVTGPGNRPLKSLSDMLKGKQGRFRQNLLGKRVDYSGRSVIVVGPELKIYQCGLPKEMALELFKPFVMKRLVEKELSHNIKSAKRMVEKVRPEVWDVLEEVIKEHPVLLNRAPTLHRLGIQAFEPVLIEGRAIQIHPLVCPAYNADFDGDQMAVHLPLSAEAQAEARILMLASQNILNPKDGSPVATPTQDMVLGSYYLTLENTSDFKNDAYFSSPAEAVMAFRQKDIDMQEPIAVDVRNYEKKDFSLPENNKPSDSNLLITTVGKIIFNEIFPEDFPYVNGEKPGLNEYDWLKSGERIEDKLKQREPREAIQKGSLGDLVGHCYRKYGSTKTASILDKMKEVGYSYATKAGVTIGITDVAVPEKKHEIISDAEGKVDEVEKQHHRGLITPQERYTRVIDIWNNAKDSVTGAVMDNLDIFNPIYMMATSGARGNISQITQLAGMRGLMADPTGRIIDLPIKTNFREGLTVLEYFNSTHGARKGLADTALKTADSGYLTRRLVDVSQDVIVREEDCGETDGVEVGAITNGNEIIEGIGDRVVGRFAAADIRDRQGNMIVNRNELITEDAAEQIQEAKLDQVPIRSVLTCKTKNGVCVKCYGRDLATGAVANVGEAVGIIAAQSIGEPGTQLTMRTFHTGGVAGDDITQGLPRIEELFEARKPKGLAVISEIDGRITVKTEHNKRKVIVTPEKGEQKSYNIPYGARLKVKDGDEINAGDEITEGSINPHDLLKIKGVRGVQLYILQEVQKVYRMQGVDISDKHIEIIIRQMLKKVRIEEAGDTELLPGSYVDFFDFEKVNERIKEEGGEPAKAKSLLLGITKASLATDSFLSAASFQETTRVLTEAAIKGKVDPLIGLKENVIIGKLVPAGTGMPHYRNIDLAYNDEENEAQSDKSQDEQEIGEITVDMGE; the protein is encoded by the coding sequence TTGATAGATGTCAATAGTTTTAATGCCCTAAAAATTGGATTGGCATCACCTGAACAAATCAGATCATGGTCTAAAGGTGAAGTTAAAAAACCTGAGACCATAAATTATCGAACTCTGAAGCCAGAAAAAGAAGGACTGTTTTGTGAAAAGATTTTTGGTCCCCAGAAAGATTGGGAATGCCATTGTGGAAAATACAAACGAGTTCGTTATAAAGGTATTGTTTGTGACAGGTGCGGTGTAGAAGTTACCCAGTCTAAGGTACGACGTGAAAGAATGGGACATATAGAATTGGCTGCACCTGTCAGCCACATCTGGTATTTTAAAGGCATTCCAAGTCGATTGGGACTATTGTTAAACATGTCCCCACGAGCTTTAGAAAAGGTACTGTACTTTGCATCATACGTAGTCATTGACCCAGGGGAAACTTCTCTGGCTAAAAAGCAATTATTAACTGAAACAGAATACCGGGAATATTACGATAAATTTGAAAGCCAATTCAAAAAGGGCAAAGGCTTCAAAGCCATGATGGGTGCTGAAGCCATTAAAGAGCTTTTAAAAGAACTTGATTTAGAAGCACTTACAAAAGAATTGAGAAATGACTTAAAAACTGCAAAAGGGCAAAAGAAGGTTAGGACTGTTCGTCGTTTGGAAGTTGCAGAATCCTTTAGAAAATCTGGTAATAAACCAGAATGGATGATTCTCGATGTCATTCCAGTAATCCCTCCAGATCTTCGCCCTATGGTACAGTTGGATGGTGGACGTTTTGCAACTTCAGACCTTAACGACTTATATCGTCGGGTAATTAACAGAAACAACCGTCTCAAAAGACTTCTGAATTTAGGGGCACCAGATATTATTGTAAGAAATGAAAAACGTATGCTCCAAGAAGCAGTTGATGCATTGATTGATAACGGTCGTAGAGGTCGAGCTGTAACCGGGCCAGGCAACAGACCACTCAAATCTTTGAGTGACATGCTTAAAGGTAAACAAGGTAGATTCCGTCAAAACCTATTGGGTAAGCGTGTTGATTACTCTGGAAGGTCTGTTATTGTTGTTGGTCCTGAACTCAAGATATATCAATGTGGACTTCCTAAAGAAATGGCTTTAGAACTGTTTAAACCTTTTGTAATGAAAAGGCTTGTAGAAAAAGAACTATCTCATAACATTAAGAGCGCCAAAAGAATGGTTGAAAAAGTAAGGCCAGAGGTTTGGGACGTTCTAGAAGAAGTAATCAAAGAACATCCTGTTCTGTTAAATAGGGCACCCACTCTACATCGATTGGGGATCCAAGCCTTTGAACCAGTTTTAATAGAAGGTCGAGCAATTCAAATACATCCACTGGTCTGTCCTGCCTATAATGCGGACTTCGATGGTGACCAGATGGCTGTCCACTTACCGTTATCAGCTGAAGCCCAGGCTGAAGCTCGTATATTGATGTTGGCAAGTCAGAACATCTTGAATCCAAAAGATGGTAGCCCTGTGGCTACACCTACCCAAGACATGGTATTGGGTAGCTACTACTTGACTTTAGAAAACACTTCAGACTTTAAAAATGATGCCTATTTCAGCAGTCCGGCAGAAGCTGTTATGGCTTTCAGACAAAAAGATATCGACATGCAAGAGCCAATTGCTGTTGATGTTAGGAACTACGAGAAGAAGGATTTCAGCTTACCAGAAAATAACAAACCATCGGATAGTAATCTGTTAATTACTACTGTTGGAAAGATCATATTTAATGAAATATTCCCCGAAGACTTTCCTTACGTAAATGGCGAAAAGCCAGGTTTAAACGAATATGACTGGTTGAAATCAGGGGAACGAATTGAGGATAAACTTAAGCAACGCGAACCAAGAGAGGCTATTCAAAAAGGATCTCTAGGAGATTTGGTTGGCCATTGTTATCGCAAATACGGTAGTACAAAAACAGCTAGCATCCTAGATAAAATGAAGGAAGTAGGCTACTCTTATGCAACTAAAGCAGGAGTTACCATAGGAATCACTGATGTGGCAGTACCTGAGAAAAAACATGAGATAATTTCGGATGCTGAAGGGAAAGTAGATGAGGTTGAAAAACAACATCATCGCGGTTTAATCACTCCACAAGAAAGATATACTCGGGTTATTGATATTTGGAACAACGCTAAAGACAGTGTAACTGGTGCTGTTATGGATAACCTGGATATTTTCAATCCCATCTATATGATGGCTACCTCGGGTGCACGAGGTAACATTTCACAAATTACCCAGTTAGCTGGGATGCGGGGCTTGATGGCTGATCCTACTGGTAGAATTATTGACCTACCAATTAAAACAAACTTTAGGGAAGGATTGACAGTTCTAGAATACTTTAATTCTACCCACGGTGCCAGAAAAGGTCTAGCAGATACAGCCCTAAAAACAGCCGATTCAGGTTATTTAACCAGGCGTTTGGTTGATGTAAGTCAGGATGTCATCGTAAGAGAAGAAGATTGTGGCGAGACTGACGGAGTAGAAGTAGGAGCTATAACCAATGGAAATGAAATTATAGAAGGTATAGGAGATAGAGTAGTCGGTCGTTTTGCAGCAGCGGACATTAGAGATCGTCAGGGCAATATGATAGTCAATCGCAATGAATTAATAACTGAAGACGCAGCCGAGCAAATTCAAGAAGCCAAGCTAGATCAAGTTCCTATCAGGTCAGTTCTAACTTGTAAAACTAAAAATGGAGTTTGTGTCAAATGTTATGGAAGAGACCTGGCCACTGGTGCAGTTGCCAATGTGGGAGAAGCTGTAGGAATTATTGCCGCCCAGTCAATTGGTGAACCGGGAACTCAGTTGACAATGCGTACTTTCCATACAGGAGGAGTTGCAGGAGACGACATCACTCAAGGTCTACCAAGGATTGAAGAACTGTTTGAAGCTAGAAAACCAAAAGGTTTGGCAGTTATCAGTGAAATTGATGGTCGTATTACAGTTAAAACTGAGCACAATAAACGAAAAGTAATCGTAACCCCTGAAAAAGGCGAACAAAAGAGTTATAATATCCCTTATGGGGCACGGTTGAAAGTAAAGGATGGAGATGAAATCAACGCCGGAGATGAAATTACCGAAGGTTCGATTAACCCTCATGATTTATTGAAAATCAAAGGAGTCCGAGGAGTACAACTTTATATTCTTCAAGAGGTTCAAAAAGTTTATCGAATGCAGGGCGTTGATATTAGTGATAAGCATATCGAGATTATTATCCGTCAAATGCTAAAGAAAGTAAGAATTGAAGAAGCAGGAGATACAGAATTGTTACCAGGCAGTTATGTAGACTTCTTTGATTTTGAAAAGGTTAATGAAAGAATAAAAGAAGAAGGGGGAGAGCCTGCTAAAGCTAAATCCTTACTCCTAGGAATTACTAAGGCTTCTCTCGCAACAGACAGCTTCTTGTCTGCTGCATCTTTCCAGGAAACTACTAGGGTGTTAACCGAAGCAGCAATCAAAGGAAAAGTCGACCCATTAATTGGATTGAAAGAAAATGTTATTATCGGTAAATTGGTACCTGCTGGTACTGGAATGCCCCATTATAGAAATATCGACCTAGCTTATAACGATGAAGAGAATGAAGCCCAAAGTGATAAATCACAAGACGAACAAGAAATTGGAGAAATAACAGTTGACATGGGGGAATAA
- a CDS encoding ISNCY family transposase, protein MFCDIVTPRMFCENVTMTKKVTYQMTQEEIKKLNIINQTIDGYLTIRDAARALNLSDRQIKRLKKGVQLEGPSFVIHKSRGKKPDHSVPESTEKHIISLKLEKYPNANFTHFTELLNEREKISISRPVVHRILSKAGISSPKKHKKSKSHHRRKRKDRMGLLVQIDASPYDWFDTGFDCDLHAAIDDATGALLGLFFVENECLEGYFQIMHQLISNYGIPASLYSDKHTIFRSPKSDKLSIDEQLAGKQVKPTQFGAAMEELGVTIIPANSPQAKGRVERLFDTLQSRLPTLFKLHNITTMEKANEFLQKDFLPDFNKRFALKPENELSAFTCLNQDINLDHILCSKFKRTVDNSATFSFEGSYYQILDKNSQLVPKSKVTVLSNPKFGVKVKYKDMVFETQIVDKPSTTKMTKKVKTTQSPKNRIVPDENHPWRKQSERTNLNYDLTDQELLDTILNTRDRV, encoded by the coding sequence TTGTTCTGTGATATTGTCACCCCTAGAATGTTCTGTGAAAATGTCACTATGACTAAAAAGGTGACATATCAAATGACCCAAGAAGAAATTAAAAAACTAAATATTATCAATCAAACAATTGATGGCTACTTAACCATTAGAGATGCAGCACGAGCTTTGAACCTCAGTGATCGACAAATTAAACGACTGAAGAAAGGAGTGCAACTAGAAGGACCCAGTTTTGTCATACATAAAAGCCGAGGTAAAAAGCCTGATCATTCTGTTCCTGAAAGTACTGAAAAACATATCATTTCTCTAAAGTTAGAAAAATACCCAAATGCAAATTTCACTCATTTTACAGAACTTTTAAACGAGCGAGAAAAAATCTCTATCAGTAGGCCAGTTGTTCATAGAATTCTTAGTAAAGCTGGAATTTCTAGTCCTAAAAAACATAAAAAGAGTAAGAGTCACCACAGACGCAAACGCAAGGACAGAATGGGACTTTTAGTACAAATAGACGCCTCACCTTATGACTGGTTTGACACTGGCTTTGATTGTGATTTACACGCTGCTATCGATGATGCCACAGGAGCTTTGCTAGGATTATTTTTTGTTGAAAATGAATGTCTTGAGGGATACTTTCAGATTATGCATCAGTTAATTTCAAACTATGGTATTCCTGCAAGTCTTTATAGCGATAAGCACACTATTTTTAGATCACCTAAATCGGACAAGCTTTCGATTGATGAACAGCTCGCAGGTAAACAAGTTAAGCCTACTCAATTTGGTGCAGCTATGGAAGAGTTAGGAGTCACTATTATACCTGCTAACTCTCCACAAGCAAAAGGACGAGTTGAAAGGCTTTTTGATACTTTACAAAGCAGACTGCCCACACTTTTTAAGCTACACAATATAACTACCATGGAGAAAGCTAATGAATTTTTACAAAAAGATTTCTTGCCTGATTTTAATAAAAGATTTGCCCTAAAGCCCGAAAATGAGCTATCGGCTTTTACCTGTTTAAATCAAGATATTAATCTTGATCATATACTTTGTTCTAAATTCAAAAGAACTGTGGACAACAGTGCCACTTTCTCTTTTGAAGGAAGTTACTATCAAATTTTAGATAAAAATAGTCAACTGGTTCCTAAATCTAAAGTTACTGTCCTATCTAATCCTAAATTTGGAGTTAAAGTAAAATATAAAGATATGGTGTTTGAAACTCAAATTGTGGACAAGCCTTCAACTACTAAAATGACCAAAAAAGTTAAAACAACGCAATCACCTAAAAATAGAATAGTCCCAGATGAAAATCACCCTTGGAGAAAACAAAGTGAAAGAACAAATCTTAACTACGACCTGACTGATCAAGAACTTTTAGATACTATACTAAATACCAGGGACCGAGTTTAA
- the rpoB gene encoding DNA-directed RNA polymerase subunit beta, with the protein MAKPASENLRRSYSKLDEVFELPDLIEIQKSSYQWFLDEGLKEMFDDISPIEDFTGGLVLEFVDYSLGEPKYSVEDCKERDVTYSVPLKVKVRLVNQETGEVKEQEVFMGDFPLMTENGTFIINGAERVIVSQLVRSPGVYFSSEIDSNGNTLYSGTIIPNRGAWLEFEMNAQNVISVRVDRTRKLPVTVLIRALGYGTDDDIFHLFGEDPRIKATLEKDHTDSYEAGILEIYKRLRPGEPLNVENAKSLFESLFFDPKRYDLAKVGRHKINQKLELGDRLLGKTARETITDDETGEVIIEEGTVIDTQDLEKLEQSGITSIRIGKDDQEDRDCVVLTNGDVDKNVKNLTRNDIVASIGYMLNLLDGLGFVDDIDHLGNRRLRCVGELLQNQFRIGLSRMERVVRERMTIQDVDSITPSALINIRPVIASIKEFFGSSQLSQFMDQTNPLAELTHKRRLSALGPGGLSRERAGFEVRDVHHSHYGRMCPIETPEGPNIGLISSLSSYGKVNEFGFIETPYRKVDKENGLVTEKIEYLSAHEEDKYVIAQANTPLDSDGYFSSDRITARYRHETLITTPDKIDYMDVSPRQLVSVATAQIPFLENDDANRALMGSNMQRQAVPLLQTESPLVGTGMEYRTAYDSGAVVKSRADGTVDKVQSNEIWVRRNDNAKGRVVNGRTGEVFEGETGEVRAGYDIYKLQKFQRSNQGTCMNQVPIVEEGQQITENQILADGPSTDNGEIALGQNVLVGFMPWEGYNYEDAILISEKLVKDDTFTSIHIEEYEAEARDAKLGPEEITRDIPNVGEDALKNLDERGIVRIGAEVKSGDILVGKVTPKGETELTAEERLLRAIFGEKAREVRDTSLKVPHGEHGIVVDVKVFNRDDGDELPPGVNQLVRVYIAQKRKISEGDKMAGRHGNKGVIAKILPEEDMPFLPDGTPLEIILSPLGVPSRMNLGQVLETHLGWAAKALGLKMASPVFDGADEDEILETLKEAGLPENGKTQLVDGRTGEPFDNEVTVGYIYMLKLAHLVDDKIHARSTGPYSLVTQQPLGGKAQFGGQRFGEMEVWALEAYGAAYSLQELLTVKSDDVVGRVKTYESIVKGDNVPEPGIPESFKVLIKELQSLGMDVKVLNEEQGLVSIKDGEGNEEVVSVEDLNLDLKDADQDSSSQRDE; encoded by the coding sequence ATGGCTAAACCTGCATCTGAAAACCTAAGAAGAAGTTATTCAAAGCTTGATGAGGTCTTTGAATTACCTGATTTAATTGAAATTCAAAAAAGTTCTTATCAATGGTTTCTGGATGAAGGACTTAAAGAAATGTTTGATGACATATCACCGATAGAAGATTTTACCGGTGGTTTAGTTTTGGAATTTGTGGATTATTCCTTAGGAGAACCTAAATATTCTGTTGAGGATTGTAAAGAACGAGATGTAACTTATTCAGTACCTTTAAAGGTGAAAGTAAGACTAGTGAACCAAGAGACTGGCGAGGTCAAAGAACAAGAAGTCTTTATGGGAGACTTTCCTTTAATGACTGAAAATGGGACTTTCATCATAAATGGGGCTGAGCGAGTTATAGTCAGTCAGCTAGTACGTTCTCCAGGAGTATATTTTAGTAGTGAAATTGATTCAAATGGAAACACACTATACTCGGGCACTATTATTCCTAATCGAGGTGCCTGGCTAGAATTTGAAATGAATGCCCAAAATGTTATTTCCGTTAGGGTCGACCGCACTAGGAAATTACCTGTAACAGTACTAATAAGAGCTTTAGGATATGGTACAGACGACGATATTTTCCATCTATTCGGTGAAGATCCTAGAATAAAAGCCACACTAGAGAAGGATCATACCGATTCCTACGAGGCTGGTATTCTTGAGATCTATAAACGCTTAAGACCTGGAGAGCCTCTAAATGTTGAAAATGCTAAGAGTCTATTTGAGTCCCTATTTTTTGACCCCAAGCGTTATGACTTAGCTAAAGTTGGGCGCCATAAGATTAATCAAAAATTAGAGTTAGGCGATCGACTTCTTGGCAAAACAGCTCGGGAAACAATCACAGATGATGAAACCGGTGAGGTAATTATAGAAGAAGGAACAGTTATTGACACTCAAGATTTGGAAAAACTTGAGCAATCAGGCATCACTAGTATTCGTATTGGTAAAGATGATCAGGAAGACAGGGACTGTGTTGTCCTAACTAATGGTGATGTGGATAAAAATGTAAAGAACCTGACAAGAAATGATATTGTAGCATCAATTGGATATATGCTAAACCTTTTAGATGGATTAGGCTTTGTTGATGATATTGATCACTTGGGTAATAGGCGATTGCGTTGTGTGGGGGAATTGTTACAAAATCAATTCCGAATAGGTCTTTCTAGAATGGAAAGAGTAGTAAGAGAGAGAATGACTATTCAAGATGTGGATTCCATCACCCCCTCAGCCCTGATAAACATTAGACCTGTAATCGCATCAATTAAAGAATTCTTTGGAAGCAGTCAGCTTTCACAATTTATGGACCAAACTAATCCTTTAGCAGAACTTACCCATAAACGAAGATTAAGTGCATTAGGTCCCGGTGGACTAAGCCGTGAAAGAGCCGGTTTTGAAGTTAGAGACGTACATCATTCACATTATGGAAGAATGTGTCCTATCGAGACTCCAGAAGGACCGAATATCGGCTTGATCAGTTCTCTGTCATCTTACGGAAAGGTTAATGAGTTTGGTTTTATTGAAACTCCATATAGAAAAGTAGATAAAGAAAATGGACTGGTCACAGAAAAGATTGAGTATTTATCTGCTCATGAAGAAGATAAATATGTAATCGCCCAGGCAAACACTCCTTTAGATAGCGATGGTTACTTTAGTTCCGATAGAATTACTGCTCGTTATCGTCATGAAACTTTAATTACCACTCCCGACAAAATTGATTACATGGATGTGTCTCCTCGACAGTTAGTAAGTGTTGCTACAGCACAAATACCATTTTTAGAAAACGACGATGCGAACAGGGCTTTGATGGGAAGTAACATGCAGCGTCAAGCTGTTCCGTTGCTACAAACAGAGTCACCTTTGGTGGGTACTGGAATGGAATATAGAACAGCTTATGACTCTGGAGCAGTTGTTAAAAGCCGAGCCGATGGTACAGTTGATAAGGTGCAATCTAACGAAATATGGGTTAGAAGAAATGATAATGCTAAGGGCCGTGTTGTTAACGGACGAACTGGTGAGGTTTTTGAAGGCGAAACAGGAGAGGTAAGAGCAGGTTACGATATTTATAAACTGCAGAAATTCCAACGTTCTAACCAAGGGACTTGTATGAATCAAGTACCCATTGTTGAGGAAGGCCAACAAATCACAGAAAATCAAATACTAGCAGATGGTCCTTCTACTGACAATGGTGAAATTGCTTTAGGTCAAAATGTCCTGGTAGGCTTCATGCCATGGGAAGGTTATAATTACGAGGACGCTATTTTGATTAGCGAAAAATTAGTAAAGGACGATACCTTTACTTCCATTCATATAGAAGAATACGAAGCTGAGGCAAGAGATGCTAAATTAGGTCCTGAGGAAATTACTAGAGATATTCCCAATGTGGGTGAAGATGCTCTTAAGAACTTAGATGAGCGTGGAATAGTTCGGATTGGGGCTGAAGTCAAATCAGGAGATATACTAGTAGGTAAAGTCACTCCTAAAGGTGAAACAGAACTAACAGCTGAGGAGCGTTTATTAAGAGCTATCTTTGGTGAGAAAGCACGAGAAGTTAGAGACACATCATTGAAAGTACCTCATGGTGAACATGGTATTGTTGTTGATGTGAAAGTGTTTAATAGAGATGATGGGGACGAGTTACCCCCAGGGGTAAATCAACTAGTTAGGGTTTATATCGCTCAAAAACGTAAAATTTCAGAAGGTGACAAAATGGCAGGGCGCCACGGAAATAAAGGTGTTATTGCCAAAATTTTACCTGAAGAAGATATGCCCTTTTTACCTGATGGAACTCCTTTAGAAATTATTCTAAGTCCTCTAGGTGTTCCTTCAAGGATGAACTTAGGTCAGGTTCTAGAAACCCACCTAGGTTGGGCTGCCAAAGCCTTAGGATTAAAAATGGCATCACCAGTTTTCGATGGAGCGGATGAAGATGAGATCCTTGAAACTCTCAAAGAAGCAGGCCTACCTGAAAACGGTAAGACTCAATTGGTTGACGGTAGGACAGGAGAGCCCTTTGACAATGAGGTTACTGTTGGATATATCTACATGCTGAAACTAGCTCACTTAGTTGACGACAAAATTCACGCTCGTTCAACAGGTCCTTATTCACTAGTTACTCAGCAGCCTCTAGGTGGTAAGGCACAGTTTGGTGGTCAGCGTTTTGGAGAAATGGAAGTTTGGGCCCTTGAAGCTTATGGTGCTGCTTACAGTCTACAAGAATTGCTCACAGTTAAGAGTGACGATGTCGTTGGTAGAGTTAAGACATACGAATCAATTGTCAAAGGCGACAATGTTCCTGAACCGGGAATACCTGAATCATTCAAAGTACTAATCAAAGAGTTACAGAGTTTAGGAATGGATGTCAAAGTGCTTAATGAAGAACAAGGATTAGTATCTATTAAAGATGGTGAAGGAAATGAAGAGGTTGTATCGGTAGAAGATTTGAATTTGGATTTAAAAGACGCAGACCAAGATAGTTCAAGTCAGCGTGATGAATAG
- the rpsL gene encoding 30S ribosomal protein S12 — translation MPTINQLIRKKRKSTGKKRTAPALEKCPQRRGVCTRVSTTTPKKPNSALRKIARVRLTNGMEVTAYIPGIGHNLQEHSVVLVRGGRVKDLPGVRYQVVRGALDTAGVEDRAQGRSKYGTKKG, via the coding sequence GTGCCAACAATAAACCAGTTGATTAGAAAGAAGAGAAAAAGCACTGGTAAAAAGAGAACTGCCCCGGCATTAGAAAAATGCCCTCAAAGACGAGGTGTTTGTACAAGAGTCTCTACAACAACTCCTAAAAAGCCTAACTCTGCCCTTAGGAAGATTGCTAGGGTAAGGTTAACAAATGGTATGGAAGTTACAGCATATATACCAGGAATCGGCCATAACTTGCAAGAACACTCCGTAGTTTTAGTTCGAGGCGGAAGGGTTAAGGACTTACCAGGTGTTAGATATCAGGTAGTAAGGGGCGCCTTGGATACTGCCGGTGTTGAAGACAGGGCACAAGGACGTTCCAAATATGGAACTAAGAAGGGTTAA
- a CDS encoding L7Ae/L30e/S12e/Gadd45 family ribosomal protein, producing MSLSKLKKASQTAIGVNESLKAVEEGAAKMVFIAQDADDHIVEPLKQKCNELQLDIKYVTTMKELGQAAGIEVNATSACIID from the coding sequence ATGTCCCTCAGTAAACTAAAAAAGGCCTCCCAAACAGCTATTGGTGTAAATGAAAGTTTAAAAGCTGTAGAAGAGGGTGCGGCCAAAATGGTATTTATAGCGCAGGACGCAGATGATCATATAGTTGAGCCCTTAAAACAAAAATGTAATGAACTGCAACTTGATATCAAATATGTAACTACCATGAAAGAGCTAGGTCAAGCAGCTGGTATTGAAGTGAATGCTACATCAGCTTGTATAATTGACTAA
- the rpsG gene encoding 30S ribosomal protein S7 — translation MSRKGPAPKRDVNPDPIYNSKMVTKFINKLMLDGKKGLSQRIFYKALELVGERTNEEPLEVFETAVKNVMPVLEVKARRVGGATYQVPVEVEPNRKQVLAIRWIVNYARERGERAMSERLAGELIDAYNNTGGAIKKKEDTHKMAEANKAFAHYRW, via the coding sequence ATGAGCAGGAAAGGACCAGCTCCAAAACGAGACGTAAATCCGGATCCAATTTATAATAGTAAAATGGTCACTAAATTTATAAATAAATTAATGCTCGATGGTAAAAAAGGATTGTCTCAAAGGATTTTTTATAAGGCTTTAGAACTCGTAGGAGAGCGTACTAATGAAGAACCATTGGAAGTATTTGAAACAGCAGTAAAAAATGTTATGCCGGTATTGGAAGTCAAAGCTCGCCGTGTAGGTGGTGCGACCTATCAGGTACCGGTAGAGGTTGAGCCTAATAGGAAGCAAGTGCTTGCCATTAGGTGGATAGTTAATTATGCCAGAGAAAGAGGCGAACGGGCCATGAGTGAGCGTCTGGCTGGTGAATTAATCGACGCTTACAATAACACTGGTGGTGCTATTAAAAAGAAAGAAGATACTCATAAAATGGCTGAAGCGAACAAAGCTTTTGCTCACTACAGATGGTAA